The Streptomyces sp. A2-16 sequence TTCGACGACGTCGTGGACGCCGTGGCCGCGGTCGTCGAGGCCGACCGGCGCAGCTGGAACGACGGCATGATGCGGGTCGTCGGCCTGACCGCCGGCGCACTGCTGCTGACCATGATGGCGCTGGCACTGTGGTTCTCGGAGCCGCTCCGCCACAACATGCACGGCCTGCCCGGCGTCATCGCGGGCGTCACCGGCGTCGTCCTCGTCGCGCTCGCCTCCGTACGGGCCCGGGTCTACGAGGACCACCACGCGGCCGTGGCCCTCGGCATCGCCTCGCTGCCGCACCTGATGGTCGGCGGCTCCGGCATCATGGGCCTCGACGCGGGCGAGGGCCCCGGACGGCTGAACCTCCTCGTCGGATTCGCCGCCGTCCTCGTCGCCGCGGTGCTGCTCGTCCTGATGCTCCCGCAGAAGGACGCGCCCTTCATCGCCGCCGCGTTCGGCGCCGGCATCGGCGTCCTCGCCACCTTCGCCGCGATCGTCTCCGAGGCCGAGCCGCGCGAGACCGCAGCCGTCACCGCCGTGGTCATGGTCGCCGTCATCGGCTTCCTGCCCGGCTGGTCCGCCCGCTTCTCCCGGCTGCCCATCGGCTTCCGCTCGCCCGACCAGATCGCCAAGCGCGGCCGCGCCGAGGACCAGCAGGAGCAGGAGCCGGTCGACTACCAGCTCATCACCGACCAGGCCCGCCGCGGCCACGAACTGCTGCTCGGCCTCGTCGGCGGCTGCGCGGTCACCGGTGTCGCCTCCGCGGGCGTGGTGCTCGGCTTCTCCAGCAGCGGCTGGGCGCAGCTGCTGTCCCTTGCGGCCGGCCTCGCCATGCTGATGCGGGCCCGTCTCTTCCTGTACACGTCCCAGGTCGTGACCCTGATGATCTCGGGCATCGTCACCGTCAGCCTGCTGGTCCTCGGCCTCGCCCTGAACCCGCCGGCCGACATCATGGAAGAGCTCGTCTACAACCACAACCACGCCCCGCTGGACATCCGCACCGTCTGGCTCTCCGCCGCGGTCGCGTTCGGCGCGATGCTCCTGGTGGCCGTCGCCCTGATCGTCCCGCGCAAGGGCGTGACCCCCTTCTGGGGCCGCATGCTCGACCTGAGCGAGGGCGCGGTGCTCCTCTCCCTCGTCCCGCTGTGCCTCGCGGTCCTCGACCTGTACGCGGCCGCCCGCGGCATGACCAGCTGACGCACGTCCCGATCAGCCGACGGCGGCTGTCACCCACCCGGGTGGCAGCCGCCGTGCCATGTGTACGACGCCGGCGTGGGCCGGGGCACTGCCGCAGGGCTGATACCCTGGCTGACGGCCGTTTGTGTACGCACCCCCGGAGCTCACCGCTCTGGAGGCCGCGCCCAGCGGATCCCCGCCTCCCGAGTAACGGAAGCTCCCCTGAGAAGTGGACCAGGGGCACTCGGTGGCTACCCAAAGAGACTACGAGGAGTACGCGTGTCGCTCGACGCCGCCACGAAGAAGCAGATCATCACCGAGTTCGGTACCAAGGAGGGCGACACCGGCTCCCCCGAGGTCCAGGTCGCGATGCTCTCGCGCCGTATCTCGGACCTGACCGAGCACCTCAAGACCCACAAGCACGACCACCACTCCCGTCGTGGCCTGCTGATCCTGGTCGGTCAGCGCCGTCGCCTTCTCCAGTACCTGGCGAAGAAGGACATCCAGCGCTTCCGTGCGCTGGTCGACCGCCTCGGCATCCGCCGCGGTGCGGCGGGCGCCAAGTAGGACGCCGTGAAGGGAGCGGTTCCCGAAACGATCGGGGGCCGCTCCCTTTGCCATATGTGCTCACCGTGCGTGCGGAAACGTGCGCGGTGTCACACCCACTTTGTAGTGTGGTAGCACAACGCAGTACCACGAGGAGAAACGCACCTCGCCGCCGCCGGTCCTCGGTAGTGGCCCCCGGGCCTTGCGAACCCGGGTGCTTCGATCGAAGACCGGCCCGCACCAGATGGAGCGCTTCTCCGCGCACGTCCCCCCGCCACACGGGCGGCCAGGGACAAAAGACGAATCGCAGACGAAAGTAACGGAGAACACGCTAGTGGAGAACGAGACCCACTACGCCGAGGCCGTCATCGACAACGGCACCTTCGGCACCCGCACCATCCGCTTCGAGACGGGCCGCCTGGCCAAGCAGGCCGCCGGCTCCGCCGTGGCGTACCTGGACGACGACACCATGGTGCTGTCGGCCACCACCGCCTCCAAGAACCCCAAGGACCAGCTCGACTTCTTCCCCCTGACGGTGGACGTCGAGGAGCGGATGTACGCCGCCGGCAAGATCCCCGGCAGCTTCTTCCGCCGTGAGGGCCGTCCCTCCGAGGACGCCATCCTCACCTGCCGCCTGATCGACCGCCCGCTGCGCCCCTCCTTCAAGAAGGGCCTGCGCAACGAGATCCAGGTCGTCGCCACCATCATGGCGCTCAACCCCGACCACCTGTACGACGTCGTGGCGATCAACGCCGCCTCCGCGTCCACCCAGCTGGCCGGTCTGCCCTTCTCCGGCCCGATCGGCGGCGTCCGCGTCGCGCTGATCAACGGCCAGTGGGTCGCCTTCCCGACGCACTCCGAGCTCGAGGACGCCGTCTTCGACATGGTCGTCGCGGGCCGCACCCTGGAGGACGGCGACGTCGCGATCATGATGGTCGAGGCCGAGGCCACCGAGAAGACCATCCAGCTCGTCAAGGGCGGCGCCGAGGCCCCGACCGAGGAGGTCGTCGCCGCCGGTCTGGAAGCCGCGAAGCCCTTCATCAAGGTGCTCTGCAAGGCCCAGGCCGACCTCGCGTCGAAGGCCGCCAAGCCCACCGGCGAGTTCCCGATCTTCCTCGACTACCAGGACGACATCCTGGAGGCGCTCTCCGCCGCCGTCCGCCCGGAGCTCGCCTCCGCGCTGACCATCGCCGGCAAGCAGGAGCGCGAGTCCGAGCTGGACCGCGTCAAGGCGCTCGCCGCCGAGAAGCTCCTGCCGGAGTTCGAGGGCCGCGAGAAGGAGATCTCCGCCGCGTACCGCTCCCTGACCAAGCAGCTCGTCCGCGAGCGCGTGATCAAGGAGAAGAAGCGCATCGACGGCCGTGGCGTCACGGACATCCGTACGCTCGCCGCCGAGGTCGAGGCCATCCCGCGCGTGCACGGCTCCGCGGTGTTCGAGCGTGGCGAGACCCAGATCCTGGGCGTCACCACCCTCAACATGCTCCGCATGGAGCAGCAGCTGGATACCCTCTCCCCGGTGACCCGCAAGCGCTACATGCACAACTACAACTTCCCGCCGTACTCCACCGGCGAGACCGGCCGCGTCGGCTCCCCCAAGCGCCGCGAGATCGGCCACGGCGCCCTCGCCGAGCGCGCCCTCGTCCCGGTCCTGCCGACCCGCGAGGAGTTCCCCTACGCGATCCGCCAGGTCTCCGAGGCGCTGAGCTCCAACGGCTCGACGTCCATGGGCTCGGTCTGCGCCTCCACCATGTCGCTGCTGAACGCCGGTGTGCCGCTGAAGGCCCCCGTCGCCGGTATCGCCATGGGCCTGATCTCCCAGGACATCGACGGCGAGACGCACTACGTCACCCTCACCGACATCCTCGGTGCGGAGGACGCCTTCGGCGACATGGACTTCAAGGTCGCCGGCACCAAGGAGTTCGTCACCGCCCTCCAGCTCGACACCAAGCTGGACGGCATCCCCGCCTCCGTCCTGGCCGCCGCCCTCAAGCAGGCCCGTGACGCCCGCCTCCACATCCTCGACGTGATGATGGAAGCGATCGACACGCCGGACGAGATGTCCCCGAACGCCCCGCGGATCATCACCGTGAAGATCCCCGTGGACAAGATCGGCGAGGTCATCGGCCCCAAGGGCAAGATGATCAACCAGATCCAGGAGGACACCGGCGCCGACATCACGATCGAGGACGACGGCACCATCTACATCGGTGCGGTCGACGGCCCCTCCGCCGAGGCGGCCCGCACCACGATCAACTCGATCGCCAACCCGACCATGCCGGAGGTCGGCGAGCGCTACCTGGGCACGGTCGTCAAGACCACCACCTTCGGTGCGTTCGTGTCGCTGCTCCCGGGCAAGGACGGTCTGCTGCACATCTCGCAGATCCGCAAGCTGGCCGGCGGCAAGCGCGTGGAGAACGTCGAGGACGTGCTCGGCGTGGGCGCTAAGGTCCAGGTCGAGATCGCCGAGATCGACTCTCGCGGCAAGCTCTCCCTGATCCCCGTGATCGAGGGCGAGGAAGGCTCCTCCGACGAGAAGAAGGACGACGCCGACCAGTGACGTCCCACAGCTCCAAGGCGACGGCCCGCACCTCTTCGGAGGCGCGGGCCGTCGCCCGTACCCAAACCCTGATCAAGGGCGAGAACGGCATCGGCACCGTCCGCAAGACCACCCTCCCCGGTGGCCTGCGCATCGTCACCGAGACCCTCCCCTCGGTCCGTTCCGCGACCTTCGGAATCTGGGCGCACGTCGGCTCCCGCGACGAGACACCCGCTCTCAACGGCGCCACCCACTACCTGGAGCACCTCCTCTTCAAGGGAACGCAGCGTCGCTCCGCCCTGGACATCTCCTCCGCCATCGACGCGGTCGGCGGCGAGATGAACGCGTTCACGGCGAAGGAGTACACGTGCTACTACGCGCGCGTGCTCGACACCGACCTGCCGCTCGCCATAGACGTCGTCTGCGACATGCTCACGGGCTCCCTGATCCTCGAAGAGGACGTCAACGTCGAGCGCGGCGCGATCCTCGAAGAGATCGCCATGACCGAGGACGACCCGGGCGACTGCGTGCACGACCTGTTCGCGTCCACCATGTTCGGCGACAACCCCCTCGGGCGCCCGGTCCTCGGCACCGTCGACACCGTCAACGCCCTGACGGCCGACCGCATCCGCCGCTTCTACAAGAAGCACTACGACCCCACCCACCTCGTGGTCGCCGCCGCCGGCAATGTCGACCACAACAAGGTCGTACGACAGGTCCGCGCCGCCTTCGAGAAGGCCGGCGCGCTCAAGAACCCCGACGCCACGCCCATCGCCCCGCGCGACGGCAGGCGCGCCCTGCGCACCGCGGGCCGCGTGGAGCTGATCGGCCGCAAGACCGAGCAGGCCCACGTCGTCCTCGGCATGCCGGGACTCGCCCGCACCGACGACCGCCGCTGGGCCCTCGGCGTGCTGAACACGGCCCTGGGCGGCGGCATGTCGTCCCGCCTCTTCCAGGAGGTCAGGGAGAAGCGCGGACTGGCGTACAGCGTCTACTCGTACACCTCCGGGTTCGCCGACTGCGGCCTGTTCGGGGTGTACGCCGGCTGCCGGCCGTCGCAGGTCCACGACGTGCTGAAGATCTGCCGCGACGAACTCGACCAGGTCGCCGAGCACGGCCTCTCGGACGACGAGATCGGCCGCGCCATCGGCCAGCTGAGGGGCTCCACGGTCCTGGGCCTGGAGGACACCGGCGCGCTGATGAACCGCATCGGCAAGAGCGAGCTGTGCTGGGGCGATCAGATGTCCGTCGACGACATGCTGACCCGTATAGCGTCGGTCACCCCGGACGACGTGCGCGCGGTCGCCCGCGAGATCCTGGGACAGCGCCCGTCGCTGTCGGTCATCGGCCCGCTGAAGGACAAGCAGGCGGCCCGACTGCACGAAGCGGTCGCGTAGGTCCTCTCCCGAAGGAAGCAAGAAGATGAGCAAGTTGCGTGTGGCGGTCCTCGGAGCCAAGGGCCGGATCGGCTCCGAGGCGGTCCGGGCCGTCGAGTCCGCCGCCGACATGGAGCTGGTCGCCGCCCTGAGCCGGGGCGACAAGCTGGAGACCCTCGCCGAGACGGGCGCCCAGGTCGCCGTCGAACTGACCACGCCCGCCTCGGTGATGGAGAACCTCGAGTACTGCGTCGGCCACGGCATCCACGCCGTCGTCGGTACGACGGGATGGACCGACGAACGCCTCGCGCAGCTGAACGGCTGGCTGGCCGCCTCCCCCGAGACGGGCGTCCTCATCGCGCCCAACTTCTCCATCGGGGCCGTCCTGAACATGAAGTTCGCGCAGATCGCCGCGCCCTACTTCGAGTCGGTGGAGGTCATCGAGCTCCACCACCCGAAGAAGGTCGACGCTCCTTCGGGGACCGCCACCCGCACCGCCCAGCTCATCGCCGAGGCACGCCGAGCGGCGGGCACCGCACCCGCGCCGGACGCCACGGAGACGGCGCTGGACGGCGCGCGCGGCGCGGACGTCGACGGCATCCCCGTGCACTCCGTCCGCCTGCGCGGTCTGCTGGCCCACCAGGAGGTCCTGCTCGGCGGCGAGGGCGAGACCCTGACCATCCGGCACGACTCCCTCCACCACAGCAGCTTCATGCCGGGCATCCTGCTGGGCGCCCGCCGAGTGGTCACGACCCCGGGCCTGACCTTCGGCCTGGAGAACTTCCTGGACCTGGGCTGATGCGCGCCAAGCTGTCCTACGCCGTCACGGCCGCGGTCCTGGTCTTCTACTTCGTCCTGGTCGGCAGCCGCGGCGTCATGCTGATCCAGTCCGGCACCCTCGTCACCGTCACGTTCGGCGTGGCGGTGCTGATCCTGCCGGTGATCGGCCTGTGGTTCCTGTGGAAGAACACCCAGTTCGTCCGCCGGGCCAACGCCCTCGCCGCCGAACTCGACGCCGAGGGCGGCCTGCCCGTCGACGAGCTCAAGCGCACGCCCGGCGGCCGTATCGACCGCGACTCGGCCGACGAGGTCTTCACCAAGCGCAAGGCCGAGACGGAGGCGGCCCCCGACGACTGGCGCAGCTGGTTCCGCCTCGCGGTCGCCTACCACGACGCCCGCGACACCCCGCGCGCCCGCAAGGCCATGCAGCGCGCGATAGCGCTCCACGACGGCAGGCCCGTCCAGCAGCTCTGAGGTCCGGACATGACGAAGGGGGCCGGTCCTGGTGCGGACCGGCCCCCTTCGTCATGCGTCCTGCCGGGGTCAGCCCCGTGCGTACTCCGCCGCCCAGGCCTCCACCGCGTCCGCGGCCCGGTCGAACGCCTGGCCGCGTGCGAGGAAGTCCGCGTTGTGCGTGGTCAGCAGCGGCGGCATGTCATCCGGCGTCCGGCCCTGCCGTACGACGGTCAGGGCCTGTCCCTGGACGGTGCGCGGCAGACCCAGCCAGCGCACCGGCTGCTGTGCCGTCCGTACGGCGACGACCTGTTCCCAGGACACCGTACGAGTGAAGAGGAAGCCCACCCGACGTACGCCGCGGGCGCTCACCCACACGCCCATGCGCAGCAGTCGCAGCGCACCGAGGATGACGAGCACCGCGATGCCGAGCACCACGGCGGCCTCGGACGGCGAACCGGTCAGCGCGATGATCACCGCGGCGAACAGCACGTACGAGGCGAGCAGAAGGAGGATCGCCGCCACACCCACCCGCCACGGACCGGGCCGGTAGGGGCGCCGCCAGCGGTCACGGTCGTCGAACGGCAGCGCGATGTCGTCGTCCGTCGCCTCGAACGCGCGGTCGGCCGTCAGGAAGGGCAGGGGCACGGCGGGTCCTCACTCGATCCGTACGTGGGCTGTGCCCGGTGAGGCTATCCGCCGGTGTCCCCGCGAGCCACCCGAGGGGGCCCGTCTGAGTCAGTGCCCCTGGGATGCCTGCGACTGCTGGGTCTGCGAAGGCGCCTGATCCTGCGACAGCGCCGGCATCCCGAGCACGAGTGAGCCCACTAGCCCGGCGACGATGGTGAGTCCCGTCAGCCAACGCCCGGCCATCTCACCGACGGAGGCCCGCTCACGGGGCGGAGGAGTGACATTGCTGCGGAACCTGTCGGCTTCGGCGAGAAAGGCGAACGGTACGGGCTCGCGCCGACGCAACAGCATGGGGGTACGTCTCCCTTCGGGGATCGAACAGTCAACTGCTGTCTGTACAGACGAGCGAGTACCGCAAATGGTGCCCAACTATCGCCAAATCCTTCGATGCGGAGCCACGTAGAGTGGGCGCTGACCGCAGATGTGATGGGAAGGACCCTCCGTGAGCCCCGCCGGCGACCCCGAAATCTCCTTGCGCAACGACGTCACCGTCGAGCTGGTGAAGTCCAGCGCCTCGGACTCCGACGTGCTGTTCGCCGCCCGTGTCTCGACCCTGGGCGAGCAGTCCCTCGACGAGCTGCAGAAGGACCCCGAGCGCTCCAAGGGGCTGATCAACTACTTGATGAGGGACCGGCACGGCAGCCCGTTCGAGCACAACTCCATGACCTTCTTCGTCACGGCGCCGATCTTCGTCTTCCGCGAGTTCATGCGGCACCGCGTGGGCTGGTCGTACAACGAGGAGAGCGGTCGCTACCGGGAGCTCGAGCCGGTCTTCTACGTCCCCGGAGCGGACCGGAAGCTCGTGCAGGAAGGGCGCCCCGGCAAGTACGTCTTCGTCGAGGGCTCCCCGGAGCAGCACGAAGCCGTCCGCAGCGTCCTCGACGACTCCTACCGCCAGGCGTACACCGCCTACCAGAAGCTGCTGGCCGAGGGCGTCGCCCGCGAGGTCGCCCGTTCGGTCCTGCCTGTCGGCCTGTTCTCCTCGATGTACGCCACCTGCAACGCCCGCTCGCTGATGCACTTCCTGGGGCTGCGCACCCAGCACGAGCAGGCGAAGGTGCCGTCCTTCCCGCAGCGGGAGATCGAGATGGTCGGCGAGAAGATGGAGGCGGAGTGGGCGAAGCTCATGCCGCTCACCTACGCCGCCTTCAATGCGAACGGCCGTGTGGCGCCGTAACGGACGCCTGTTTACCGCGGGCACAGATGTGCGGGTCCACCGTGCGAAGTGTCCGTATTGCGGCATTTAGAGAAGTTCATCTAGCCTGATCAAACGGACCCGGCACTGCTTGAACCCCCGAGCAGGCAGTGCCGGGCTCCGCATTTGTCCTGACTTTTCCCGCCCCCCTAGGGCAGACCCCGCCTTGAGCAACGAGTAGCGTGTTACCCATGGCTCCGACCTCCACTCCGCAGACCCCCTTCGGGCGGGTCCTCACCGCCATGGTCACGCCCTTCACGGCGGACGGCGCACTCGACCTCGACGGCGCACAGCGGCTCGCCACCCACCTGGTGGACGCAGGCAACGACGGCCTGATCATCAACGGCACCACCGGCGAGTCCCCCACCACCAGTGACGCGGAGAAATCGGACCTCGTACGAGCCGTACTGGAGGCAGTCGGCGACCGTGCCCACGTCGTCGCCGGCGTCGGCACCAACGACACCCGCCACAGCATCGAGCTGGCCCGCACCGCCGAGAAGACCGGCGCACACGGCCTGCTCATCGTGACGCCGTACTACAACAAGCCCCCGCAGGAGGGCCTGTACCGGCACTTCACGGCCGTCGCCGACGCCGCCGAGCTGCCCGTCATGCTCTACGACATCCCGGGCCGCAGCGGTGTCCCGATCAGCACCGAGACGCTGGTCCGGCTCGCCGAGCACCCGCGGATCGTCGCCAACAAGGACGCCAAGGGCGACCTCGGCCGCGCCAGCTGGGCCATCGCCCGCTCCGGCCTCTCCTGGTACTCCGGCGACGACATGCTGAACCTGCCGCTGCTCTCCGTGGGCGCGGTCGGCTTCGTCTCGGTCGTCGGCCATGTCGTCACCCCGGACCTGCGCGCCCTGGTCGAGGCGTTCGTCTCCGGAGACGTCCAGAAGGCCACCGAGATCCACCAGAAGCTGCTTCCCGTCTACACGGGCATGTTCCGCACCCAGGGCGTGATGACGACCAAGGCGGCGCTCGCCCTCCAGGGCCTCCCCGCCGGGCCCCTGCGCGCCCCCATGGTGGAGCTCTCACCCGAAGAGATCCGGCAGCTCAAGATCGATCTTGCCGCCGGCGGGGTACAGCTCTAGCACCAGACTTCGCGCGCCCGGCGCGCAACCAGACTCAACAACTGAATACGCGGGCCACCGGTGCCCGCTCCACAACGACAACTGCTACACGCACGAACGTCACGCGCGCCACGTGCCACCGGTACGTGGCGCGCGTGGTGAGGAGAGTCTTTTGAGTCATCCGCATCCTGAACTGGCCCCGCCCCCGCCGCTGCCCGAAGGCGGCCTCCGGGTCACCCCGCTCGGCGGTCTCGGCGAGATCGGCCGAAACATGACGGTCTTCGAGTTCGGCGGCCGTCTGCTCATCGTCGACTGCGGCGTTCTCTTCCCCGAGGAGGAACAGCCCGGAATCGACCTGATCCTGCCGGACTTCTCGTCCATCCGGGACCGCCTCGACGACATCGAGGGCATCGTCCTCACCCATGGTCACGAGGACCACATCGGGGCCGTCCCGTATCTCCTCCGGGAGAAGCCGGACATCCCCCTGATCGGCTCCAAGCTGACCCTGGCCTTCATCGAGGCCAAGCTCCAGGAGCACCGGATCCGTCCGTACACCCTTGAGGTGGCGGAGGGACACCGCGAGCGCATCGGCCCCTTCGACTGCGAGTTCGTCGCGGTCAACCACTCGATCCCGGACGCCCTCGCCGTCGCCATCCGCACGCCGGCGGGCATGGTGGTCCACACGGGCGACTTCAAGATGGACCAGCTCCCGCTGGACGGCCGTCTCACGGATCTGCACGCGTTCGCACGTCTGAGCGAGGAAGGGATCGACCTCCTTCTCTCCGACTCCACGAACGCCGAGGTCCCCGGATTCGTGGCACCCGAGCGGGACATCTCCAACGTCCTGCGCACGGTCTTCGGGAACGCACGCAAGCGGATCATCGTGGCCAGCTTCGCCAGCCACATCCACCGCATCCAGCAGATCCTGGACACGGCGCACGAGTACGGCCGCCGCGTCGCCTTCGTGGGCCGCTCGATGGTCCGCAACATGGGCATCGCACGGGACCTCGGCTATCTGAAGGTCCCGCCGGGGCTGGTGGTGGACGTCAAGACGCTCGACGACCTCCCGGACCACGAGGTGGTCCTGGTCTGCACGGGCTCCCAGGGCGAACCGATGGCCGCCCTGTCCCGCATGGCCAACCGCGATCACCAGATCCGGATCGTCCAGGGCGACACGGTCATCCTCGCGTCCTCGCTGATCCCCGGGAACGAGAACGCGGTCTACCGCGTCATCAACGGCCTGACCCGCTGGGGCGCCAACGTCGTCCACAAGGGCAACGCCAAGGTGCACGTCTCGGGCCACGCGTCCGCGGGCGAGCTCCTGTACTTCTACAACATCTGCCGCCCGAAGAACCTGATGCCGGTCCACGGCGAATGGCGCCACCTGCGCGCCAACGCCGAGTTGGGCGCCCTGACCGGCGTCCCGCACGACCGCATCGTCATCGCCGAGGACGGCGTGGTCGTCGACCTCGTCGAGGGCAAGGCGAAGATCTCGGGCAAGGTGCAGGCGGGCTACGTCTACGTCGACGGCCTCTCGGTCGGCGATGTCGGCGAGCCGGCCCTCAAGGACCGCAAGATCCTCGGCGACGAGGGCATCATCTCGGTCTTCCTGGTCGTCGACTCGTCCACAGGCAAGATCACGGGCGGCCCGCACATCCAGGCCCGCGGCTCCGGCATCGACGACTCGGCGTTCAGCGACGTGATCCCGAGGATCACCGAGGTGCTCGAGCGCTCGGCGCAGGACGGCGTGGTCGAACCCCACCAGCTGCAACAGCTGGTGCGGCGGACCCTGGGCAAGTGGGTCTCCGACACGTATCGCCGCAGGCCGATGATCCTCCCTGTGGTGGTGGAGGTCTGACGGACCGTCGGACATCCGTCCGAGTGAACCAGGAGCGGGGCGCCTCGATTTGCATCGAGGCGCCCCGCTCCAGTAGGTTTACGGCTCCGCCCGAGGGGGAACCCGGCAGCTTCGTGCTCCGGGGCCAGCCTCCAGGAGGGCGGGAATTCCGACTCAGAACTTCTGATAAAGTCGGAGCCGCCGGAAAGGGAAACGCGAGAGCGGGAACCTGGAAAGCACCGAGGAAATCGGAACCGGAAACGGTCTGATAGAGTCGGAAACGCAAGACCGAAGGGAAAAGCCCGGAGGAAAGCCCGAGAGGGTGAGTACAAAGGAAGCGTCCGTTCCTTGAGAACTCAACAGCGTGCCAAAAATCAACGCCAGATATGTTGATACCCCGTCTCTCTCGGTTTCGAGAGGGCGAGGTTCCTTTGAAGAAAACACAGCGAGGACGCTGTGAACGACCGCCCTATTCCGGTGGTTGTTCCGCTCTCGTGTGTGTGCACCCGATTACGGGTAAACATTCACGGAGAGTTTGATCCTGGCTCAGGACGAACGCTGGCGGCGTGCTTAACACATGCAAGTCGAACGATGAACCACTTCGGTGGGGATTAGTGGCGAACGGGTGAGTAACACGTGGGCAATCTGCCCTTCACTCTGGGACAAGCCCTGGAAACGGGGTCTAATACCGGATACCACTACCGCAGGCATCTGTGGTGGTTGAAAGCTCCGGCGGTGAAGGATGAGCCCGCGGCCTATCAGCTTGTTGGTGAGGTAATGGCTCACCAAGGCGACGACGGGTAGCCGGCCTGAGAGGGCGACCGGCCACACTGGGACTGAGACACGGCCCAGACTCCTACGGGAGGCAGCAGTGGGGAATATTGCACAATGGGCGAAAGCCTGATGCAGCGACGCCGCGTGAGGGATGACGGCCTTCGGGTTGTAAACCTCTTTCAGCAGGGAAGAAGCGAAAGTGACGGTACCTGCAGAAGAAGCGCCGGCTAACTACGTGCCAGCAGCCGCGGTAATACGTAGGGCGCAAGCGTTGTCCGGAATTATTGGGCGTAAAGAGCTCGTAGGCGGCTTGTCACGTCGGGTGTGAAAGCCCGGGGCTTAACCCCGGGTCTGCATTCGATACGGGCTAGCTAGAGTGTGGTAGGGGAGATCGGAATTCCTGGTGTAGCGGTGAAATGCGCAGATATCAGGAGGAACACCGGTGGCGAAGGCGGATCTCTGGGCCATTACTGACGCTGAGGAGCGAAAGCGTGGGGAGCGAACAGGATTAGATACCCTGGTAGTCCACGCCGTAAACGGTGGGAACTAGGTGTTGGCGACATTCCACGTCGTCGGTGCCGCAGCTAACGCATTAAGTTCCCCGCCTGGGGAGTACGGCCGCAAGGCTAAAACTCAAAGGAATTGACGGGGGCCCGCACAAGCAGCGGAGCATGTGGCTTAATTCGACGCAACGCGAAGAACCTTACCAAGGCTTGACATAC is a genomic window containing:
- the eccD gene encoding type VII secretion integral membrane protein EccD — encoded protein: MSTVSATGFCRVTVAAPNSRIDVALPEDVPLSDVYPEILRLSGQTPEEAAPTGYNLVRRDGSVLDDGRSLAEQQIRDGELLLLRPFADSLPPAVFDDVVDAVAAVVEADRRSWNDGMMRVVGLTAGALLLTMMALALWFSEPLRHNMHGLPGVIAGVTGVVLVALASVRARVYEDHHAAVALGIASLPHLMVGGSGIMGLDAGEGPGRLNLLVGFAAVLVAAVLLVLMLPQKDAPFIAAAFGAGIGVLATFAAIVSEAEPRETAAVTAVVMVAVIGFLPGWSARFSRLPIGFRSPDQIAKRGRAEDQQEQEPVDYQLITDQARRGHELLLGLVGGCAVTGVASAGVVLGFSSSGWAQLLSLAAGLAMLMRARLFLYTSQVVTLMISGIVTVSLLVLGLALNPPADIMEELVYNHNHAPLDIRTVWLSAAVAFGAMLLVAVALIVPRKGVTPFWGRMLDLSEGAVLLSLVPLCLAVLDLYAAARGMTS
- the rpsO gene encoding 30S ribosomal protein S15, which translates into the protein MSLDAATKKQIITEFGTKEGDTGSPEVQVAMLSRRISDLTEHLKTHKHDHHSRRGLLILVGQRRRLLQYLAKKDIQRFRALVDRLGIRRGAAGAK
- a CDS encoding polyribonucleotide nucleotidyltransferase; its protein translation is MENETHYAEAVIDNGTFGTRTIRFETGRLAKQAAGSAVAYLDDDTMVLSATTASKNPKDQLDFFPLTVDVEERMYAAGKIPGSFFRREGRPSEDAILTCRLIDRPLRPSFKKGLRNEIQVVATIMALNPDHLYDVVAINAASASTQLAGLPFSGPIGGVRVALINGQWVAFPTHSELEDAVFDMVVAGRTLEDGDVAIMMVEAEATEKTIQLVKGGAEAPTEEVVAAGLEAAKPFIKVLCKAQADLASKAAKPTGEFPIFLDYQDDILEALSAAVRPELASALTIAGKQERESELDRVKALAAEKLLPEFEGREKEISAAYRSLTKQLVRERVIKEKKRIDGRGVTDIRTLAAEVEAIPRVHGSAVFERGETQILGVTTLNMLRMEQQLDTLSPVTRKRYMHNYNFPPYSTGETGRVGSPKRREIGHGALAERALVPVLPTREEFPYAIRQVSEALSSNGSTSMGSVCASTMSLLNAGVPLKAPVAGIAMGLISQDIDGETHYVTLTDILGAEDAFGDMDFKVAGTKEFVTALQLDTKLDGIPASVLAAALKQARDARLHILDVMMEAIDTPDEMSPNAPRIITVKIPVDKIGEVIGPKGKMINQIQEDTGADITIEDDGTIYIGAVDGPSAEAARTTINSIANPTMPEVGERYLGTVVKTTTFGAFVSLLPGKDGLLHISQIRKLAGGKRVENVEDVLGVGAKVQVEIAEIDSRGKLSLIPVIEGEEGSSDEKKDDADQ
- a CDS encoding pitrilysin family protein gives rise to the protein MTSHSSKATARTSSEARAVARTQTLIKGENGIGTVRKTTLPGGLRIVTETLPSVRSATFGIWAHVGSRDETPALNGATHYLEHLLFKGTQRRSALDISSAIDAVGGEMNAFTAKEYTCYYARVLDTDLPLAIDVVCDMLTGSLILEEDVNVERGAILEEIAMTEDDPGDCVHDLFASTMFGDNPLGRPVLGTVDTVNALTADRIRRFYKKHYDPTHLVVAAAGNVDHNKVVRQVRAAFEKAGALKNPDATPIAPRDGRRALRTAGRVELIGRKTEQAHVVLGMPGLARTDDRRWALGVLNTALGGGMSSRLFQEVREKRGLAYSVYSYTSGFADCGLFGVYAGCRPSQVHDVLKICRDELDQVAEHGLSDDEIGRAIGQLRGSTVLGLEDTGALMNRIGKSELCWGDQMSVDDMLTRIASVTPDDVRAVAREILGQRPSLSVIGPLKDKQAARLHEAVA
- the dapB gene encoding 4-hydroxy-tetrahydrodipicolinate reductase; translated protein: MSKLRVAVLGAKGRIGSEAVRAVESAADMELVAALSRGDKLETLAETGAQVAVELTTPASVMENLEYCVGHGIHAVVGTTGWTDERLAQLNGWLAASPETGVLIAPNFSIGAVLNMKFAQIAAPYFESVEVIELHHPKKVDAPSGTATRTAQLIAEARRAAGTAPAPDATETALDGARGADVDGIPVHSVRLRGLLAHQEVLLGGEGETLTIRHDSLHHSSFMPGILLGARRVVTTPGLTFGLENFLDLG
- a CDS encoding tetratricopeptide repeat protein; translation: MRAKLSYAVTAAVLVFYFVLVGSRGVMLIQSGTLVTVTFGVAVLILPVIGLWFLWKNTQFVRRANALAAELDAEGGLPVDELKRTPGGRIDRDSADEVFTKRKAETEAAPDDWRSWFRLAVAYHDARDTPRARKAMQRAIALHDGRPVQQL
- a CDS encoding phage holin family protein, translating into MPLPFLTADRAFEATDDDIALPFDDRDRWRRPYRPGPWRVGVAAILLLLASYVLFAAVIIALTGSPSEAAVVLGIAVLVILGALRLLRMGVWVSARGVRRVGFLFTRTVSWEQVVAVRTAQQPVRWLGLPRTVQGQALTVVRQGRTPDDMPPLLTTHNADFLARGQAFDRAADAVEAWAAEYARG